Proteins found in one Salminus brasiliensis chromosome 13, fSalBra1.hap2, whole genome shotgun sequence genomic segment:
- the cotl1 gene encoding coactosin-like protein encodes MATRIDKEACREAYNLVRDDNSDINWAAFKYEGSMIVPSGHGTDYADFKSQCTDDVRLFGFVRITTGDAMSKRAKFTLITWIGENVSGLQRAKISTDKTLVKDVVQNFAKEFMVSDIRELEEDYIRNELKKAGGANYDAQAE; translated from the exons ATGGCAACGAGGATCGACAAAGAGGCTTGCAGAGAAGCCTACAACCTCGTCCGGGACGATAACTCAGACATTAActg GGCAGCTTTTAAGTATGAAGGCTCCATGATTGTTCCTTCAGGACACGGAACCGACTATGCAGACTTCAAAAGTCAATGCACAG ATGACGTCCGCCTGTTTGGTTTTGTGAGGATCACGACAGGCGATGCCATGAGCAAACGGGCTAAGTTCACCCTCATCACCTGGATTGGGGAGAACGTGAGTGGCCTGCAGAGGGCCAAGATCAGCACGGACAAAACACTGGTGAAAGATGTCGTTCAG AACTTTGCTAAGGAGTTCATGGTCAGCGATATTcgagagctggaggaagactACATCCGCAACGAGCTGAAGAAGGCTGGCGGTGCCAACTACGACGCCCAGGCGGAATAG
- the klhl36 gene encoding kelch-like protein 36, with amino-acid sequence MIVLEGDDTMDGGRQARLSRPHRISESSKVYRWADQASYLLQGLNEQRECGQLCDVVLLANDQRVPAHRALLAVSSPYFQAMFTLGMREERQAEVELVGASYVGVKAVVDFLYSGELPLDGGNIDYVLETAHLLQVWRAVDFCCQYLEKEVSEENYLYLQELALLYSLDRLDAFIDRFILERFSTLSFTTEFLRDVRVSKLCSYLASEQVHYESEQALLQAALQWLTQRPERPAFARQLLSHIRFELISPEELMERVLPAVRSLLPSESGCEALVEEALGYHARVSAQPVMQTTRSKLRGGVERLLLVGGEVYERGEELSTEVCWLDEEAGTWEVETQLPAQRSHHCVAVLGGFIFTAGGSSSRDNGGGAASNLLYRYDPRNNTWVKGATMNQRRVDFYLGTMGECLIAVGGRNDSGALSSVEVYHPVEDYWAYVAGLPRFTYGHAGTTHKDVVYISGGHDYQIGPYRRDMLSYDPSTGDTWTERQAMSLARGWHCMTSLQDKIYVIGGSDDHEDSMERFDVLEVEAFDPQTEQWSRIAPLRFPNSEAAVAVWNGKIYVMGGYTWERMDFSENTQVFVPEKGQWVMGPNLPRYIAGASACVCTVRPRQSCSSEQNRTGQREKERQSPSQGQDR; translated from the exons ATG ATCGTTTTAGAGGGAGATGACACGATGGATGGTGGGAGGCAGGCTCGTCTTTCACGCCCACATCGGATCAGTGAGTCTTCAAAG GTTTATCGATGGGCAGACCAGGCCAGCTATCTCCTGCAGGGTTTGAATGAGCAGAGAGAGTGTGGTCAGCTGTGTGACGTGGTCTTGTTGGCCAACGACCAGCGAGTGCCTGCGCACCGTGCCCTGCTGGCAGTCTCCAGCCCTTACTTCCAGGCCATGTTCACCCTTGGCATGCGAGAGGAGCGTCAAGCTGAGGTGGAGCTAGTTGGAGCCTCCTACGTTGGCGTGAAAGCGGTCGTGGACTTTCTGTACAGCGGTGAGTTGCCTTTGGACGGTGGAAACATTGACTATGTGCTGGAGACGGCACACCTGCTGCAGGTGTGGCGGGCGGTAGATTTCTGCTGCCAGTATCTGGAGAAGGAGGTGAGCGAGGAGAACTACCTGTACCTGCAGGAACTGGCCTTACTCTACAGCCTGGACAGGTTGGATGCCTTCATAGACCGCTTCATCCTGGAGCGGTTCTCCACGCTTTCCTTCACTACTGAGTTCCTGAGGGACGTGCGCGTGTCCAAGCTGTGCTCGTACCTGGCGAGCGAGCAGGTGCATTATGAGAGTGAACAGGCACTCCTTCAGGCTGCCCTGCAGTGGCTGACCCAAAGACCCGAGCGGCCAGCCTTCGCCCGTCAGCTCCTGTCCCACATTCGCTTTGAACTGATCTCCCCGGAGGAGCTGATGGAGCGTGTGTTGCCGGCAGTGCGCTCCCTTCTGCCTTCAGAGTCTGGTTGCGAAGCTCTGGTGGAGGAGGCGCTGGGCTACCACGCCCGAGTCAGCGCCCAGCCCGTGATGCAGACGACCCGCTCGAAGCTAAGAGGCGGGGTAGAGCGGCTCCTGCTGGTTGGAGGAGAGGTGTATGAGCGTGGGGAGGAGCTTAGCACCGAGGTGTGCTGGCTGGACGAAGAAGCAGGGACGTGGGAGGTGGAGACCCAGTTGCCGGCACAGAGGAGTCACCACTGCGTGGCAGTCTTGGGAGGATTCATCTTCACAGCAGGTGGAAGCTCCTCACGGGACAATGGAGGAGGGGCAGCGAGTAACTTACTCTACCGATATGATCCACGCAACAATACATGGGTCAAG GGTGCCACGATGAATCAGCGACGGGTAGATTTCTATCTGGGCACGATGGGTGAATGCCTGATTGCTGTTGGAGGACGCAACGATAGTGGTGCACTTTCATCTGTGGAGGTCTACCATCCTGTTGAGGATTACTGGGCCTACGTCGCAGGACTGCCCAG GTTTACATATGGTCATGCAGGCACCACACACAAAGACGTAGTGTACATCTCAGGAGGCCACGACTATCAGATCGGACCCTACCGGCGTGACATGCTGAGCTATGACCCCAGTACTGGCGACACATGGACAGAGAGGCAGGCCATGTCCTTGGCTCGAGGCTGGCACTGCATGACGTCACTGCAGGACAAAATCTACGTCATCGGAGGCAGTGACGACCACGAGGACAGCATGGAGCGATTCGACGTGCTGGAGGTGGAGGCCTTCGACCCACAGACCGAGCAGTGGAGTAGGATCGCGCCACTGCGCTTTCCCAACAGCGAGGCGGCAGTAGCAGTGTGGAACGGCAAGATCTATGTCATGGGAGGCTACACCTGGGAGCGCATGGACTTCTCGGAAAACACCCAGGTGTTTGTTCCAGAGAAGGGCCAGTGGGTGATGGGACCCAACCTGCCAAGGTACATTGCTGGAGCATCAGCCTGCGTTTGCACGGTCCGACCTCGACAGTCCTGCAGTTCGGAGCAGAACAGGACAGgacagagggagaaggagaggcaGAGTCCCAGTCAAGGACAAGACAGATGA
- the LOC140574768 gene encoding aldo-keto reductase family 1 member B1 translates to MEESTEQPRKIELNDGTFMPLLGLGTWKSKSTSSEQCQAAIETAIAAGYRHLDTAHSYQNEVELGKALRSKMQQGIIRREDMFVVSKLWCTYHAPEDVPVCLNKSLSDLQLDDLDLYLVHFPVGLKKVGDELFPVKDGQLLATDIDYVDVWRGMEALKASGKVKSIGVSNFSIEQLERLLSVAKVPPAVNQVELHPYLVQSELIEYCKSKKIVLVAYSPFGSPDRPKELHRGNKDPEKLLEDPVVGKIAAKHKRTPAQILLRYHIEQDIAVIPKSVKPNHILENTKIFDFHLDDEDMKALKSLNRGWKACILEQLETHPFYPFK, encoded by the exons ATGGAGGAGAGCACTGAACAACCTAGAAAGATAGAACTCAATGATGGCACCTTCATGCCACTGCTGGGGCTGGGAACATGGAAGTCAAAG AGCACAAGTTCAGAACAATGTCAAGCAGCGATTGAGACAGCAATAGCTGCCGGCTACCGTCACCTGGACACGGCCCACAGCTATCAGAATGAGGTGGAGCTGGGAAAAGCCCTCCGCTCCAAGATGCAGCAGGGCATCATTCGACGTGAGGACATGTTTGTTGTAAGCAAG CTGTGGTGCACTTATCATGCCCCCGAGGACGTCCCTGTTTGTCTGAATAAATCTCTCAGTGATCTCCAACTGGACGACCTGGACCTGTACCTGGTGCACTTCCCTGTGGGACTAAAG AAAGTTGGTGACGAGCTCTTCCCAGTGAAGGACGGACAGCTTCTAGCGACAGACATTGACTATGTGGATGTGTGGAGG GGGATGGAGGCTTTGAAGGCTTCTGGAAAAGTGAAGAGTATTGGTGTGTCCAACTTCTCAATCGAACAACTTGAGAGGCTGCTGTCTGTGGCTAAAGTGCCTCCAGCTGTCAATCAG GTAGAGCTTCATCCTTACCTGGTGCAGTCTGAGCTGATCGAATACTGCAAGTCGAAGAAGATAGTACTTGTGGCGTACAGTCCCTTTGGCTCACCAGACAGACCCAAAGAGCT TCATAGGGGAAACAAAGACCCTGAAAAGCTGCTGGAGGACCCTGTGGTTGGGAAGATTGCGGCAAAGCACAAACGGACTCCTGCACAG ATTTTGCTACGGTATCACATTGAACAGGACATCGCAGTGATTCCAAAGAGTGTTAAACCCAACCATATCCTAGAGAACACAAAG ATCTTTGACTTCCACCTGGACGACGAGGATATGAAAGCACTTAAGTCTCTGAATCGTGGCTGGAAGGCCTGCATCTTGGAACA GTTGGAGACCCATCCTTTCTACCCCTTCAAGTAA